Part of the Imperialibacter roseus genome, ACTAACAAATCGCCTTAAAATAATGAGCACCCACGCTGCTTTGGTTATTGGTATTGACTATGGCACCGACTCAGTCCGGGCCTTGCTTATGAACGCCCTGAATGGAGAGGAAATTGCCACCTCAGTATTTCAGTATCCACGCTGGAAAAAGGGGCTTTACTGCGAACCTGCGAAGAATCAGTTTCGCCAGCATCCTCTTGATTATGTTGAGGGGCTGGAAGCAACAGTGAAAGACTGCCTGAAGCAGGCGGGTGCTGATGCTGCCAGCCGAGTGAAGGGAATTGCCATCGACACCACTGGATCAACTCCGGTGGCAGTAGACGCCACCGGCACTCCTCTCGCATTGCTTCCGGGCTTCGAAGAGAATCCCCATGCCATGTTCGTGCTCTGGAAAGACCATACAGGCACCCACGAGGCGGCTGAGATCAATGCCCACGCCTTGAAGTACGCCACCAACTACCTTCAATACGTGGGGGGCATCTACTCGTCAGAATGGTTTTGGGCGAAACTGCTTCGCACGCTGCGGGTGGATGAAAAGGTGCGTGCTGCATGCTACTCGTGGGTGGAGCATTGTGACTGGATTCCCTATCTGCTGACAGGGGGCAATGATGTAAGTCAAATGAAACGGGGGGTGTGCTCCGCCGGACACAAAGCGCTTTGGGCTAAAGAGTTTGGAGGCTTACCCCCTGAAGAGTTCTTTACTGAGCTGGATCCGCTCCTGACTGGATTTAGAAGCAGGCTTTTTACTGACACCTACACCTCCGACAAACCCGCAGGGCAACTGTCCAAAGACTGGGCCAATAAATTAGGACTGACAACAGACGTAGTAGTAGCCGTAGGTGCCTTCGATGCCCACATGGGCGCTGTAGGCGGTGAGATTGAACCCTACTATCTTAGCAAAGTAATGGGCACTTCTACCTGTGATATGCTGGTGGCTCCAAAAAAGCAAATGGATGGTAAACTGGTGGCAGGTATATGCGGACAAGTAGACGGATCGATCATTCCTGGCATGTATGGTTTGGAGGCAGGTCAGTCGGCATTTGGAGACACCTATGCATGGTTCAAAAACCTGCTTAGCTGGCCACTGGAAAACCTGCTCAGCGAGTCAAAAATCATCGACAAAGCTACTGCCGACAAGTTAAAAGAAGAGCTTGAAGGCCAAATGATAGAAAAACTGAGCCTCGAAGCGGCCAAACTATCATTGCAAGCTACAGACGAGATAGCAATCGATTGGTTGAATGGACGTCGCACACCCGATGCCAATCAGTTGCTGAAAGCAGGTATTGCAGGACTCAATCTGGCATCCGATGCGCCCCGCATCTTCAAAAGTCTGGTAGAAGCTACCTGCTTTGGAGCGAAAGCCATTGTCGACCGGTTTGTGGCACAGGGTGTGCCGGTAAAGGGCTTGATAGGATTGGGCGGTGTGGCCAAGAAATCGCCTTACATCATGCAAACCATGGCTGATGTGATGGGAATGCCCATTAAAATTCATAAATCGGAACAAACTTGTGCCAGAGGTGCCGCTATGTTTGCAGCGACTGCCGCCGGTCTTTACCCTATGGTAGAAGAAGCCATGGAAGCGATGGGCCAGGGTTTTGATGCTGAATACCATCCAGACCATAAAAAGCATACGATACACCAGGAGCGTTACGAGAAGTTCAAAGCGCTGGGCCACTTTATTGAAACAAAAATGACGGTTAACAATTGATGAGCAAGTACGATCACATTAGAGAGGAAGCCTTCGAAGCCAATATGCAGCTACCAAAATTGGGACTGGTGTTGTTTACATTCGGTAACGTAAGTGCAGCCGATCGCTCTCTGGGTGTCTTTGCCATTAAACCAAGCGGTGTGCCTTACGAGCAACTCAGTCCCGGGAAAATGGTGATTGTAGATTTTGATGGGAAAACCATCGACGGCAGCCTCCGGCCCTCTTCCGATACACTTACCCATGCTGTGCTATACAAACACTGGGAAAAAGTTGGCGGCATTACCCACACGCATTCTACTTACGCCACCTCATGGGCACAAAGTCAGCGTGACATACCAATATTTGGCACAACGCATGCTGATCACAATACCGTCGACATCCCATGTGCCCCCCCCATGAGTGACGACATGATCCGGGGTGATTATGAATACCAAACCGGCTTTCAAATCCTTAACTGTTTCAAAGAGAATAAATTGGATTACGAAGAAGTAGAAATGGTGCTGGTGGGCAACCACGCTCCTTTTACCTGGGGAAAAGATGCTGCTAAAGCGGTATATAACAGTGCAGTGCTCGAATCGGTTGCTCAAATGGCACTACTGACCGAGCAAATCAATCCAAAAGCGCCTCGGTTAAAAGACGCACTGATTAAAAAACATTTTGAGAGAAAACATGGCCCCAACTCCTATTACGGACAATAAGAAATCGATAGATGATTAACCTGAAAACATTAGAAGCGTGGTTCATTACCGGCAGTCAGCACCTGTACGGTGAAGAAACCCTCAAAACGGTTGCTGCCCACTCAAAGGAAATTGCAGGAGCACTGGATGCAGCCAACGGCGTGCCTGTCCGTATTGTGTATAAATCTGTTGCAACGACGCCTGAAGAGATTTACAAAATTTGTAAGGAAGCCAACGAAGCCGACAATTGCGTCGCAGTAGTGGCCTGGATGCATACCTTCTCCCCTGCCAAGATGTGGATCAACGGCCTGAAGGCATTGAAGAAGCCCATGCTTCACCTTCATACGCAATTCAACCGGGACATTCCATGGTCTACCATCGACATGGACTTCATGAACCTGAATCAGAGCGCCCATGGGGACAGAGAGTTTGGCTTTATCATGAGCCGCATGCGCCTCAATCGTAAAGTGGTGGTAGGGCACTGGCAGGACGCTAAAGTAGTCACGCAGTTGAGCGATTGGCTTAGAGTAGCTTGCGGCTGGCACGACTGGCAGGGAGCGAAATTCTGCCGCATTGGTGACAATATGCGTCAGGTAGCCGTCACCGAGGGCGACAAGGTAGAAGCTGAAATCAAGTTTGGTTACTCTGTTAATGGCTATGGTGTAGGGGATGTGGTGGCTGTTATTAACCAGGTGTCGGACAGTGCGATTGATGTGCTGTGTGGCGAGTACGAACAACAATATGCTTTAGCAGCCACTTTGAAAAAAAGCGGAGCTCAACACAGTTCATTGCGAGAAGCCGCCAGGATTGAAATTGGTTTGCGTCAGTTTCTGGAAGCCGGCTCTTTCAAAGGCTTTACCGATACTTTTGAAGACCTACATGGGCTGGTGCAGCTGCCGGGTATTGCGGCGCAGCGACTGATGGCAGATGGCTATGGGTTTGGTGCCGAGGGCGACTGGAAAACAGCTGCCCTGGTGCGTGCCATGAAGGTAATGGGAAGTGGCCTGAAAGGTGGAAATTCGTTTATGGAGGACTATACCTACCATTTCGACCCTTCCAATCCCTTAGTGCTCGGCTCTCATATGCTGGAGATTTGTCCTTCTATCGCTGATGGAAAGCCATCCTGTGAAGTACACCCACTGGGCATTGGCGGCAAAGCCGATCCCGTTCGCCTGGTGTTCAACTCGGCAGGTGGCCCGGCACTCAACGCTTCCATGATTGACATGGGCAACCGCTTCAGACTGCTCGTAAATGAAGTTGAAGCCGTTGCTCCAAAGGAGGCGTTGCCTAAGCTGCCTGTCGCCAGGGTGCTATGGAAACCCCTCCCCAACCTGAATACCGGCTGTGCTGCCTGGATTTACGCCGGAGGCGCCCACCACACCTGCTATAGTCAGAATTTAAGTGCTGAACAATTGGGTGACTTTGCAGATATTGCTGGGGTAGAATTTACTTTAATCGATAAAAATACCGAATTAAGGCAATTTAGAAATGAATTGCGCTGGAGTGAACAATGTTTTCAATAAACTTCTATTCTGAATTATAGATATACTTTAACCTTTACCTACTTACACATGAATAGTTTCGCAACGCTGGACTGGGCAGTCATCATTGGCTATTTTTTAGTCATCGCCGGACTCGCTATCTGGGTGATTTTACAAAAACAAAACAACACCGAGGACTATTTCCTGGCAGGCCGCAATATTGGTTGGTTCATCGTGGGTGCTTCCATATTTGCTTCCAATATCGGGTCGGAGCACGTGGTCGGTTTAGCTGGTGCCGGTGCCGGTGGCAAAATGCCCATGCTGATCTATGAGCTGCACGCCTGGCTGGTCATTACCATGGGGTGGGTATTTCTCCCCTTCTACATCCGAAGTGGGGTCTTCACCATGCCAGAGTTTCTTGAGCGGCGCTTTAACTCCAGCACCCGTTGGTTTCTCAGCGTGTTTTCACTTTTGGCATATGTGCTCACCAAGGTATCGGTAACCGTTTATGCGGGCGGCATTGTGATCTCTTCTATTCTGCAAATCGACTTCTGGTTTGGCGCTTTGGCTACCGTCATTCTTACCGGTATTTATACTATTCTTGGCGGCATGAAAGCTGTTGTGTATACAGAAGCACTACAGACCATTGTGCTGATCATCGGCGCAGGAACCCTTACTTTCATCGGACTCGACGCCGTAGGTGGCTGGAGTGGTATGCGTGAGTCGCTGGAGCCGGGCTACCTCAACATGTGGCGTCCACCTTCTGATCCGGATTTCCCATGGCCTAGTTTGGTGATTGCCAGCACCATTGTTGGTATCTGGTACTGGTGTACCGATCAATATATTGTGCAAAGAGTTTTGGCGGCTAAAAACATCAAAGAGGGACGTCGAGGTACTATCTTCGGCGGTCTGTTGAAGTTGCTTCCAGTTTTCCTTTTCCTGATTCCAGGTGTAGTGGCTTTGGCACTAAAAAACAGAGGCGAGCTTTCGTGGGATACCCCCGACCAGGCTTTTGCGGCCTTGCTAATGAACAGAATGCCAACAGGTCTGAAAGGGCTTGTGGCGGCCGGTTTGCTGGCAGCACTCATGAGTTCGCTGGCATCAGTTTTTAACTCTTGTTCCACGCTTTTCACCGTGGATATCTACAAAAAATTAAGGCCGGAAGCTTCCGAGAAAAAGCTGCTGAGAACCGGCCGTATCGCCACGGGTTTTGTGGTGGTACTTGGCATTATTTGGATTCCCATTATGCAAAATATTTCGGGTGTGTTGTATGAGTACCTGCAATCGGTGCAGTCGTACATTGCGCCACCTATCGCCGCCGTATTCTTGTTGGGTATTTCTTACAAACGAATCAACAGCCGGGGTGCTATGACTACGCTGGTGGTAGGCCTGGCTGTCGTATTTTTGCGTCTTGGTTTGGAGTTGGGCAGAGACTCGCTGGATCCGGGCAGCCTGCTTCATACTTTTGGGACAATGAACTTCCTGACATTCTCTTCCTGGTTCTTCCTGTTCTCTATTCTGTTGTGCATTGGCTCCAGCTTGCTAAGCCCTGCACCATCAGAGGCACAACTTCAGGGGCTCACATTCTCTACGTTATCCGAAGAGCAAAAAACAGCCAACCGTGCCAGCTACAATGTTTGGGATATCGTTTTTTCTCTTCTTGTTATAGCCATTGTAGCGTTTGTAATGATTAGCTTCGCCGAATAGTTAGCACATCGTTGAAGCCCATTAAATATAGTACCGAAGACCGTATTCATGTTGCCGTAGATTGTATCATCTTTGGCTTCGATGGACAGGAGTTAAAAGCACTTTTGATCCACAGGAAGATGGATCCGGGACTTGGGGTGTGGTCGCTGATGGGCGGCTTTGTTAAAATCGACGAAAGTCTGGACGAGGCAGCCGTAAGGATTTTGCACTCCCTTACAGGGCTTGATAATATTTATATGGAGCAGCTCCATAGCTATGGAGCGGTGCACCGGGATATAGGCGGCAGAGTGATTTCTGTCGCCTATTTTGCTTTGATCAATATTGAAGACTACGAAGAACAAGTGCTCGACGAACACGATGCCCGCTGGGTGCCTCTCAACGAACTGCCGGATTTGATTTTCGACCATAAGCAAATGGTGCAGGACGCCCACCAGCGCCTTCGCCAAAAGGTAGCCAATCACCCGATTGGTTTTGCCTTGCTGCCTGAAAAATTTACACTCCCACAGCTCCTGAGCTTGTACGAGGCTATTTACGATGCGCCTATCGACAAGCGAAACTTCAGCCGGAAAATGCTGTCATTGGGCATATTGAAAAAACTGGCCGAAAAGGAAAAAAGCAGCTCCAGAAAAGGAGCCTTCTTCTATGTGTTCGATCAGGAAAAATATGAGAAGCTTTCCAACGAGGGCCTTAGTTTTATCTGAGCACTTTCCTACTCATTCCTCAGGCTATCCACGGGATTGGCCAGCGCTGCTCTCGTTGATTGCGAGCTGATCGTCAAAAACGCCACTATAACCGCCGCCAAGCCAGGAAGTGCAAGCATCCACCACTGCACTGCCACCCTGTAAGCAAATTCTTGCAACCATTGATCCACCAACCACCAGCCTACGGGCAGAGCGATGAGGTAGCCGATAGCAACCATTTTGATAAACCTTGAAGCGAACAAAGCAACAATGTGGCCGACAGAAGCGCCCAGCACCTTTCGAATACCCACTTCTTTGGCACGTTGCTGTGTGCTGAAGGCTGCGAGGCCAAACAGTCCGAGGCAGGCTATCAAAAGCGCTATAACGGTAAAAAAGCCAAATATTTCGCCCTGTCGAATATCTGCCTTATAAAGTTTATCAAAATTATCGTCCAGGAATTCGTAGTCGAAGGGAAGTGAAGAGTATTTACGAAATGTTTCCTCCAGAGAAACCACGGTTGCAGGAAGGTCTCCTGGCTTAACCTTTACAGAAATGTAGCGGAAATTCTCCCTCAGTTCTACCAGTAGTGGCGCAATCGTCATGTGCATCGAATGCATATGAAAATCTTTGATCACACCCACAATGGTCTTGTCACCCTCCCAGCCAGACGTAAAGGTCTTTCCCACCGCTTCGTCGACAGACCACCCAAACTCCCGGCAGGCCGCTTCGTTCACAACAATATTTTTGGAGGATTGATCAAGTGCATACTCAGGTGACAACGTCCTTCCTGCAATCAGCTCCATGCCGAATACTTCGAGGTAGTTTTCGTCGGTTCTCAGCTGATAAATGGTATGGTCATAATCAGTCTCTTTCCCTTCCTCCTTCAGGCTAACCACGTTACTCTGCTCTACATTAGTAGGAAGGTTTTGAGAAATAGTGACGGCCACCACTTTCGGGTTTGCCAGCCATTCTGCTTTTATGGCCTCAAAGCTGTCTCTTACATTACCATCATAAGACCGGATTGTAAAAACATGCTCTTTTTCAAATCCAAGTTCCTTTTCGCTAATGAACTTGAACTGAGCATAAGCCACAAAGCTACAGATAATCATGGCAACAGAAATAGCATACTGCCCAATGATCAAACCTTTTTGCAGACGAATTCCAGAATCAGACGCATTCATTTTCCCTTTCAGCACCTTTACTGGCACAAGCGACGACATAAATAAGGCTGGGTAACTGCCGGATAGTATACCTACAATGATAACCAACAGCAACAAACCGGGGGCTAGTATAATAAAGTCACCCATGTTGAACACCAGCGTCCTGTCGACCATCTGCCCGAAGTATGGCAAAGAGGCCGGTAGCAATAGTGCGGCCACTGCCAATGCAACGAAAGTGACAAATACAGACTCACCAAGGAATTGCATCACCAGCTGCCATTTGTGAGCGCCAATTACCTTCCGCAACCCCACTTCCTTTGCTCTGCCAATAGATCGGGCAATGGCCAGGTTCATATAGTTGACGCACGCAAGTATCAGGATCAATGCAGCTATCATTGAAAAAAGTGCCAGCTGCGCAGGGTTTCCTCTGGGGCCAAGATCGAAGTTGACCGCCGTTTGCAAATGCCATTCCGTGATTGGCTGGATCAAGTAAGTCGGGTAGTCGTCGTAGGCCCATCGTTGTTTCAGAAGCTCCGGCATCTTTGCCTGCAGTCCAACAGCATCGGCACCTTCTTTCACCTTCAGAAAAGAGTAAAATGCATTTCCCTCCCACTTTTCCTTTGCTTTATCGTCCAGATAGTACTGATCTGCCTCAAGGCTCCAAACATGCGTAAACTGTAACGTGGAGTTGAGAGGCGGATCCTGAATAATGGCGGTCACCTGAACCTTTCGGCCATCCAAAGTT contains:
- a CDS encoding NUDIX hydrolase, coding for MKPIKYSTEDRIHVAVDCIIFGFDGQELKALLIHRKMDPGLGVWSLMGGFVKIDESLDEAAVRILHSLTGLDNIYMEQLHSYGAVHRDIGGRVISVAYFALINIEDYEEQVLDEHDARWVPLNELPDLIFDHKQMVQDAHQRLRQKVANHPIGFALLPEKFTLPQLLSLYEAIYDAPIDKRNFSRKMLSLGILKKLAEKEKSSSRKGAFFYVFDQEKYEKLSNEGLSFI
- a CDS encoding ribulokinase, whose protein sequence is MSTHAALVIGIDYGTDSVRALLMNALNGEEIATSVFQYPRWKKGLYCEPAKNQFRQHPLDYVEGLEATVKDCLKQAGADAASRVKGIAIDTTGSTPVAVDATGTPLALLPGFEENPHAMFVLWKDHTGTHEAAEINAHALKYATNYLQYVGGIYSSEWFWAKLLRTLRVDEKVRAACYSWVEHCDWIPYLLTGGNDVSQMKRGVCSAGHKALWAKEFGGLPPEEFFTELDPLLTGFRSRLFTDTYTSDKPAGQLSKDWANKLGLTTDVVVAVGAFDAHMGAVGGEIEPYYLSKVMGTSTCDMLVAPKKQMDGKLVAGICGQVDGSIIPGMYGLEAGQSAFGDTYAWFKNLLSWPLENLLSESKIIDKATADKLKEELEGQMIEKLSLEAAKLSLQATDEIAIDWLNGRRTPDANQLLKAGIAGLNLASDAPRIFKSLVEATCFGAKAIVDRFVAQGVPVKGLIGLGGVAKKSPYIMQTMADVMGMPIKIHKSEQTCARGAAMFAATAAGLYPMVEEAMEAMGQGFDAEYHPDHKKHTIHQERYEKFKALGHFIETKMTVNN
- a CDS encoding L-ribulose-5-phosphate 4-epimerase, whose translation is MSKYDHIREEAFEANMQLPKLGLVLFTFGNVSAADRSLGVFAIKPSGVPYEQLSPGKMVIVDFDGKTIDGSLRPSSDTLTHAVLYKHWEKVGGITHTHSTYATSWAQSQRDIPIFGTTHADHNTVDIPCAPPMSDDMIRGDYEYQTGFQILNCFKENKLDYEEVEMVLVGNHAPFTWGKDAAKAVYNSAVLESVAQMALLTEQINPKAPRLKDALIKKHFERKHGPNSYYGQ
- a CDS encoding sodium:solute symporter, which codes for MNSFATLDWAVIIGYFLVIAGLAIWVILQKQNNTEDYFLAGRNIGWFIVGASIFASNIGSEHVVGLAGAGAGGKMPMLIYELHAWLVITMGWVFLPFYIRSGVFTMPEFLERRFNSSTRWFLSVFSLLAYVLTKVSVTVYAGGIVISSILQIDFWFGALATVILTGIYTILGGMKAVVYTEALQTIVLIIGAGTLTFIGLDAVGGWSGMRESLEPGYLNMWRPPSDPDFPWPSLVIASTIVGIWYWCTDQYIVQRVLAAKNIKEGRRGTIFGGLLKLLPVFLFLIPGVVALALKNRGELSWDTPDQAFAALLMNRMPTGLKGLVAAGLLAALMSSLASVFNSCSTLFTVDIYKKLRPEASEKKLLRTGRIATGFVVVLGIIWIPIMQNISGVLYEYLQSVQSYIAPPIAAVFLLGISYKRINSRGAMTTLVVGLAVVFLRLGLELGRDSLDPGSLLHTFGTMNFLTFSSWFFLFSILLCIGSSLLSPAPSEAQLQGLTFSTLSEEQKTANRASYNVWDIVFSLLVIAIVAFVMISFAE
- a CDS encoding ABC transporter permease; the protein is MNKHHPPKLPLRFFRWFCHPDYQEDIEGDLFERFDDRCLEKGQSKAKWLFTLDVIKLFRPTIIKPIGGSYRMNQFGMFKNYVKVGWRSMLRQKLYAAINVGGLALSLTAFILIFLYVRHELSFDRFYPDSKRIYRTYQQQTFNPFMGSDYFAVMPAGFAETLMSDFPEVEAATSLQAPTRIITMGEVSYLEKGISADPQFFKVFDFNFLRGDAESALLTPESIVLTESLAQKLFGTDDVMGTSLTLDGRKVQVTAIIQDPPLNSTLQFTHVWSLEADQYYLDDKAKEKWEGNAFYSFLKVKEGADAVGLQAKMPELLKQRWAYDDYPTYLIQPITEWHLQTAVNFDLGPRGNPAQLALFSMIAALILILACVNYMNLAIARSIGRAKEVGLRKVIGAHKWQLVMQFLGESVFVTFVALAVAALLLPASLPYFGQMVDRTLVFNMGDFIILAPGLLLLVIIVGILSGSYPALFMSSLVPVKVLKGKMNASDSGIRLQKGLIIGQYAISVAMIICSFVAYAQFKFISEKELGFEKEHVFTIRSYDGNVRDSFEAIKAEWLANPKVVAVTISQNLPTNVEQSNVVSLKEEGKETDYDHTIYQLRTDENYLEVFGMELIAGRTLSPEYALDQSSKNIVVNEAACREFGWSVDEAVGKTFTSGWEGDKTIVGVIKDFHMHSMHMTIAPLLVELRENFRYISVKVKPGDLPATVVSLEETFRKYSSLPFDYEFLDDNFDKLYKADIRQGEIFGFFTVIALLIACLGLFGLAAFSTQQRAKEVGIRKVLGASVGHIVALFASRFIKMVAIGYLIALPVGWWLVDQWLQEFAYRVAVQWWMLALPGLAAVIVAFLTISSQSTRAALANPVDSLRNE
- the araA gene encoding L-arabinose isomerase; its protein translation is MINLKTLEAWFITGSQHLYGEETLKTVAAHSKEIAGALDAANGVPVRIVYKSVATTPEEIYKICKEANEADNCVAVVAWMHTFSPAKMWINGLKALKKPMLHLHTQFNRDIPWSTIDMDFMNLNQSAHGDREFGFIMSRMRLNRKVVVGHWQDAKVVTQLSDWLRVACGWHDWQGAKFCRIGDNMRQVAVTEGDKVEAEIKFGYSVNGYGVGDVVAVINQVSDSAIDVLCGEYEQQYALAATLKKSGAQHSSLREAARIEIGLRQFLEAGSFKGFTDTFEDLHGLVQLPGIAAQRLMADGYGFGAEGDWKTAALVRAMKVMGSGLKGGNSFMEDYTYHFDPSNPLVLGSHMLEICPSIADGKPSCEVHPLGIGGKADPVRLVFNSAGGPALNASMIDMGNRFRLLVNEVEAVAPKEALPKLPVARVLWKPLPNLNTGCAAWIYAGGAHHTCYSQNLSAEQLGDFADIAGVEFTLIDKNTELRQFRNELRWSEQCFQ